The proteins below are encoded in one region of Segatella copri:
- a CDS encoding transcriptional regulator, giving the protein MKLKNDIVNLIVRVEHHLCPQYCGVVDRRRIIAFLLLTISELIIIPYHIMLFLLVKEPYGLSLCGLHTFVFCILQFLIWKRKIAFVKGISSLYLLMFAKLALDSVFCINFGFANDDLSVICNLFVIFILAITALSQALYKTCAIITVGMIPMLLIYLFSTPLMPALFSLKTVFLGFMMLVYVAVYNMSIVTKGLRQPKRMARVENKALNMLADLKDNQPEAAESLMKRLTPDVRQKIITHASEHLYNEELNRVAWDLVCDGLTFSEKEICKLILQGHTLKEICAELNKSESNITSQRCHIRKKLNMDRRDDLRRTLEVRFYDAQKQVKKSEAENS; this is encoded by the coding sequence ATGAAACTGAAGAATGACATCGTGAACCTGATTGTGAGGGTTGAGCATCATTTATGCCCTCAATATTGTGGTGTGGTAGACCGCCGACGCATTATCGCCTTTCTACTTCTGACGATAAGCGAGCTGATTATCATACCTTATCATATTATGCTCTTTTTGCTGGTGAAAGAACCTTATGGTTTAAGCCTCTGTGGCTTGCATACATTCGTGTTCTGCATCCTGCAGTTCCTGATTTGGAAACGGAAGATAGCTTTCGTGAAGGGTATCTCTTCTCTTTATCTTCTAATGTTCGCCAAACTGGCTCTTGATAGCGTATTTTGCATCAATTTCGGTTTTGCTAATGATGATTTGAGCGTTATCTGCAACCTGTTTGTCATCTTTATCCTGGCTATTACAGCGTTGAGCCAAGCTTTGTATAAGACTTGCGCCATCATCACGGTAGGTATGATACCGATGTTGCTGATATACCTGTTCAGCACTCCGCTTATGCCAGCTCTGTTCAGTCTGAAGACTGTTTTCCTGGGTTTCATGATGCTGGTTTATGTGGCAGTATATAATATGAGTATTGTAACCAAGGGGTTGCGCCAGCCGAAACGGATGGCTCGGGTTGAAAACAAGGCGTTGAATATGCTTGCCGATTTGAAGGATAATCAACCGGAAGCAGCAGAAAGCCTGATGAAGCGTCTGACTCCTGATGTCCGGCAGAAGATTATTACCCATGCTTCTGAACATCTGTATAATGAAGAATTGAATAGAGTGGCATGGGATCTGGTTTGTGATGGGCTTACGTTCAGCGAAAAGGAAATATGCAAGCTGATTCTTCAGGGGCATACTTTAAAGGAAATTTGTGCAGAACTCAATAAGAGTGAATCAAATATCACCAGCCAGCGTTGCCATATCCGCAAAAAGTTGAATATGGACCGTCGCGATGATTTAAGGAGAACCTTGGAAGTAAGGTTCTATGATGCGCAGAAACAAGTAAAAAAGTCAGAAGCCGAGAACTCCTGA